From a single Drosophila sulfurigaster albostrigata strain 15112-1811.04 chromosome 3, ASM2355843v2, whole genome shotgun sequence genomic region:
- the LOC133845627 gene encoding procathepsin L-like has product MKAVILVLVLVAVVHATSLKNLLKDEFNAFKLKHHKIYKDASEELKRIQIFVENKKLIDSHNKRYVAGEESYEMGVNKFSDMTPEEFKTLVLTNLNPADAQEGIDYIYNPSAKASLPSSVDWRLSGAVNPVKNQGSCGSCWAFSAVGSLESHHFINLNQRVSLSEQNLVDCTRGYPYYNQGCGGGWPIEALNYVRDNGGINTESSYPYEGEDKSCRYNKNNIGSKISAVIQIASGDEAALASAVAKKGPISVCVDASLFQYYQSGVFNEPSCSQSTNHCIVVDGYGTDSVGGDYWLARNSWGENWGEIGYIRMARNRSNQCAIASYAIYPLI; this is encoded by the coding sequence ATGAAAGCAGTCATTCTAGTTCTGGTTCTAGTGGCAGTTGTCCATGCAACTAGTCTAAAAAACCTTCTTAAGGATGAGTTTAACGCCTTCAAATTGAAGCACCACAAAATCTACAAGGATGCTAGTGAGGAGTTGAAGCGCATTCAGATATTTGTGGAAAACAAGAAACTGATCGACAGTCACAACAAACGCTATGTGGCCGGAGAGGAGTCTTACGAGATGGGAGTGAATAAATTCTCTGATATGACTCCCGAGGAATTCAAAACTCTTGTGCTCACAAACCTCAATCCTGCTGACGCCCAGGAAGGCATCGACTATATTTACAATCCTTCTGCCAAGGCGAGTCTCCCGAGTAGCGTTGATTGGCGTCTTTCAGGCGCTGTTAATCCAGTTAAAAATCAAGGCTCCTGTGGTTCCTGTTGGGCTTTCTCTGCCGTCGGTTCACTAGAAAGTCATCACTTTATAAACTTAAACCAAAGAGTATCCCTGTCCGAGCAAAATTTGGTGGACTGCACAAGAGGTTATCCCTATTACAACCAAGGCTGTGGAGGTGGCTGGCCGATTGAAGCATTGAATTATGTTAGGGACAATGGTGGTATAAATACTGAAAGCTCTTACCCATATGAAGGAGAAGACAAATCTTGCCGttacaataagaacaacattGGATCAAAAATCTCTGCTGTTATACAAATTGCTAGCGGAGATGAAGCCGCATTGGCATCCGCAGTCGCCAAGAAGGGACCCATCTCGGTGTGCGTCGACGCCTCCTTGTTCCAATACTACCAAAGTGGCGTCTTCAATGAACCATCGTGCTCTCAATCTACAAAtcattgtattgttgttgatggctACGGCACCGATTCAGTTGGAGGAGATTATTGGCTGGCGAGGAACTCTTGGGGCGAGAATTGGGGAGAAATCGGATACATTCGCATGGCTCGCAATCGTAGCAATCAATGTGCTATTGCCAGTTATGCAATTTAtcctttaatttaa
- the LOC133845647 gene encoding procathepsin L-like, with product MGVNKFTDLTPEEFKRLMLPSLNTNHSLEGIDYIYNPSAKKNLPSEVDYRVKGAVNPVKDQGQCGSCWAFSAVGSLESQYFIHKGKSVSLSEQNLMDCSSDDSYDNDGCDGGSPIEALNYVKDNGGIDTESSYPYEETDDDCSYDEDDVGAQISGVSQIESGNEDALADAVANKGPISVCVDASFFQNYEGGVLNEPSCSQDTDHAVVIIGYGTDPADGDYWLVRNSWGEDWGEDGYIRMARNCDNQCGIANSAIYPLV from the coding sequence ATGGGTGTAAATAAATTCACTGACTTGACTCCAGAGGAATTTAAAAGGCTTATGCTTCCAAGCCTTAATACAAATCATTCACTGGAAGGTATCGATTATATTTACAATCCTTCTGCCAAGAAGAACCTTCCAAGTGAAGTTGATTATCGTGTTAAGGGTGCTGTTAACCCTGTTAAAGATCAAGGCCAATGCGGCTCCTGTTGGGCTTTCTCTGCCGTAGGTTCTCTGGAAAGTCAGTACTTCATACACAAAGGAAAGAGTGTATCTCTGTCTGAGCAAAATCTGATGGACTGCTCAAGTGACGATTCCTACGACAACGACGGTTGTGATGGCGGTTCGCCGATTGAAGCATTGAATTATGTTAAGGACAATGGTGGAATAGATACAGAAAGTTCTTATCCGTATGAAGAAACAGATGACGATTGCAGTTATGATGAGGACGACGTAGGAGCACAAATCTCGGGAGTTTCACAAATTGAAAGTGGAAATGAAGACGCATTGGCAGACGCCGTCGCCAATAAAGGACCCATCTCGGTATGTGTCGATGCCTCCTTCTTCCAAAATTATGAAGGTGGCGTCTTAAATGAACCATCGTGCTCTCAAGATACAGACCAtgctgtagttattattggcTATGGCACCGATCCAGCTGATGGAGATTATTGGTTGGTGAGGAACTCTTGGGGCGAGGATTGGGGTGAAGACGGATACATTCGCATGGCTCGCAATTGTGACAATCAATGCGGTATTGCCAATTCAGCCATTTATCCATTAGTTTAA
- the LOC133845632 gene encoding procathepsin L-like: MKAVILILVLVAVVHATSLKDILKAEFNAFKLKHRKSYKDASEELKRLQNFVENKKLIDSHNKRYAAGEVSYEMGINQFSDLNSKEFQKTVLSSINANDLTIGITQIFTPSTSVQIPGSIDWREKGAVTRVKDQGGCGSCWAFSAIGTLEGQNFIKNRQLISLSEQNLIDCSKENGGCDGGWPETALNFIKNNGGVDTEDSYPYEERDGECRFNAENIGAKVTGTVGVASGDESALAAAVAEKGPISVAVDASQFQNYQGGVFDEPSCQDDVNHGVVVVGYGRDDIGGDYWLVKNSWSESWGESGYIRIARNKNNQCKIADHGVYPLV, from the coding sequence ATGAAAGCAGTCATTCTAATTCTGGTCCTCGTGGCAGTTGTCCATGCAACCAGTCTGAAAGACATTCTAAAGGCTGAGTTTAACGCCTTCAAATTGAAGCACCGCAAATCCTACAAGGATGCTAGTGAGGAATTGAAACGCCTGCAGAACTTCGTAGAAAATAAGAAACTGATCGATAGTCACAACAAGCGATATGCTGCTGGGGAAGTATCCTACGAGATGGGCATCAATCAATTCTCAGACTTGAACTCCAAGGAATTCCAGAAGACAGTGCTGTCAAGCATCAATGCCAATGACTTGACAATTGGTATCACTCAAATATTCACTCCATCAACAAGTGTTCAAATACCCGGAAGCATAGATTGGCGTGAGAAGGGAGCAGTTACAAGAGTTAAGGATCAAGGCGGATGTGGATCTTGCTGGGCTTTTTCTGCCATTGGCACACTAGAGGGCCAAAACTTTATCAAGAACCGACAGCTTATCTCGCTATCCGAACAGAATCTAATCGATTGCTCCAAGGAGAATGGCGGATGTGATGGCGGCTGGCCAGAAACTGCATTAAACTTTATCAAGAACAATGGTGGTGTTGACACTGAGGACTCATATCCCTATGAAGAGAGGGATGGCGAATGTCGTTTCAATGCTGAGAACATTGGCGCAAAGGTCACTGGCACTGTCGGTGTGGCCAGTGGAGATGAGTCTGCGCTGGCAGCAGCCGTTGCAGAGAAGGGTCCCATTTCAGTGGCCGTTGATGCTTCACAATTTCAGAACTATCAAGGAGGTGTCTTCGATGAACCTTCGTGCCAGGACGATGTAAACCATggcgttgtcgtcgttggcTATGGTCGTGATGACATTGGCGGCGACTATTGGCTGGTGAAGAACTCCTGGTCAGAGTCCTGGGGTGAAAGTGGATACATTCGCATAGCTCGCAATAAGAATAATCAATGCAAGATTGCGGACCATGGCGTCTACCCGTTGGTCTAA